A window of Bradyrhizobium sp. AZCC 1719 genomic DNA:
GCGCGTAGAGAACTCGCACCCCAGGCCGCGGCCATCGACGAGGGCACCGTCTATCCGGATGCGTTGCTGCGGCGGCTCGGGGACGCCGGCGCGTGGAGCAGTCACCAGCCTGCGGATGGCATGGCGGACCTGCGCTGCGCCATTCAATCGATCTCGGCGCTTGGAGAGGTCTGCGGCGCCACCGCTTTCATGGCGTGGTGCCAGAACACGCTGGTCTGGTACGTCTCGAATTCGGACAATCCAAAACTCGTTGCCAAATTCGCCGGCAAGTTTGCCAGCGGAGAGATGCTCGGCGGCACCGGGCTCTCCAACCCGATGAAGAGTTTTTTCGGAATCGAGAAACTCAAACTCAGGGGGCGCAAGGTCGAGGGCGGTTACGTCGTGCGCGGCGCGCTGCCCTGGGTGTCGAACCTCGGTCCCGATCATTTCTTCGGCACCATCTTCGAGCGCGAGGACGAGGGCGGCGGCATCGCGATGTTCCTTGCCGATTGTTCGAACCCCGCGATCACGCTGCAGCCCTGCAAACCATTTCTCGCGATGGATGGCACCGGCACCTATGCCGTGCAGTTTCGGGACGTCTTCGTGCCGGATGAGTTGATCCTTGCCGAACCGGCGGGACCGTTCGTGAAGAAAATCCGCGCCGGTTTCATCCTGCTGCAGGCCGGCATGGCGCTCGGCCTGATCAAGGACTGCATCCAGATCATGGACGAGGTCGACGCGCCCTTGAGCCATATCAACCGCTATTTGCCGCAACAGCCTGCTCAATTCCGCGAACTCCATGCCGAGTTCGAGAAGGAGACGATGGCGCTGGCGCGCGACCCCTACAATTCCGACGATAGCTACTGGCGCCGCGTCATTGCGCTGCGGCTCCGGCTCGGCGACGCCAGCGTCGCGGCTGCGCATGCGGCGATGCTTCATTGCGGCGCGCGCGGTTATTTGAAGAGCCACCGCGCCCAGCGGCGGCTGCGCGAAGCCTATTTCGTCGCCATCGTTACGCCCGCCACCAAGCAGCTTCGCAAGATGCTGGCCGGCGATGAGCACTAAGGGATTTCCGATCGACTCGAACCAGCAACCACGAACAGGAGAGGCCTGCCATGACGGACGTTCTGATTACTGCCGGCGAACTCGCGGAATTCCTCAAGCAAGAGCCGTGTGTCGTCATCGACACCCGCAATCCGGAAGGCTACGGCGCGGGGCATCTCCCGAACGCCGTCAACGTCCATGAAATCTTCACTTACCTGGCGACCTCGACGCCGGAAGGTATTCACGAACTGAAGATGAAATTCGCCGACGCGTTCGGCGCCGCCGGGCTTTCGGGCACGGAGACCGCGGTCATCTACGAGCAGTCGATGAATTCCGGCTTCGGGCAGTCCTGCCGCGGCTACTATCTGCTGACCATGCTCGGCTATCCCAAGGTCAAGGTGCTGCATGGCGGCTATGATGCCTGGATGGCGGCGGGCCTGCCGGTGACCACGGAGGTGCCGTCGCCGGTGAAGGCGTCATTCGCGATCGTGCCTGAAGCGGGCGACATCCTGATCGACGCCAAGACCATGCTGGCCGCCGTCGGCAAGCCCGGTATCGCCTTGCTCGACGTGCGCGACATCGACGAGTGGATCGGCGAAAGCTCTTCACCTTACGGGAAGGATTTCTGTCCGCGCAAGGGACGCATCCCCGGCGCGGTCTGGCTCGAATGGTACCGTATGATGAAGCCGACCGCGGAAGGGCCGCGCTTCAAATCCAAGAACGAAATTTTGGCGGAATGCGCCACCGTCGGCATCACGCAGAGTACGCCGGTCTATCTCTACTGCTTCAAGGGCGCGCGCGCCTCGAATACGTTCCTCGCGTTGAAGAACGCCGGCGTGAAGGATGTGCGGATGTATTTCGGCTCCTGGAATGAGTGGTCGCGCGATCCCGCGCTGCCGATCGAGGAGGGGCTGCCGATGGAGGCCAAGCTCACCACCAAGGCGGCGTGAGGAGGCGTTTGATGATTGCAGTCTGGTCCAGCCGGGTCAGACTGCAACCTTGCTCAGTCTCGTTCGCAGTACCGGCTTAGTGGCTCAAACAAGGGACGTCTGGCAGTTCCTGGGGTGGAGGGGCCGACATATTCCTGTTACGTTTGCCTCGATTTTGCAGATGGGCGAACGCAAATGGACACGCGAGTATGTCTCGGCTTGGCAGTAATCGTTACATGCCTTTGCGCAAACCCCATCGCCTCGGCGCAGGAATTGGTCAGGTTTGAAAGTGCTCCAGTCCACCTTGGTCAACTCCAGCAGCGCTTGGCGCGCGAGCGTGGCGAAGCGCCGAGGGCGGCGGAAACGATTGAAGGCTATCTTTCAAAACCTGAGGGCGAGGGCCCATTCGCCGCCATTGTATATCTCCATGGATGCGATGGACTTTCGAAAGATGCTCCAAAGTTCATCGCTGAGTTCATGACCGGCTTGGGCTATGTGTCACTTGCCGTGGATAGCTTTGCGACCCGTGGCATCAAGGACGCGTGCGCCAAACCGATGCCTGCCCTGATGCTTGCCCGCCAAGGTGATGCGCTGGGCGCTCTCTCCTATCTTTCCAAACTTCCTTTTGTCGATCCTCAACGCATCGCTGTTCAGGGAGGATCGATGGGCGCAATGGTTGCGCTTCAGTTAGCGTCGACCCATCACCTCGAAACCTTCGCCGCCCCGCGCGATCTGAAGTTCAAGGCCGCAGTGGCCTACTATCCTTTGTGCGGTGTTGCTTCAGAGGAGCTCATCGTTCCTACGTTAATCCTGATCGGCGAACTCGACGACTGGACACCCGCAAGGGACTGCGAACTTTGGATGAAGCGGCGGGCCGACAGGGGCGCACCTGTTAAGCTGGTCGTCTATCCCGGCGCCTATCACGCCTTTAACGTGCCGGCCTTCGCCGACGGCAGGGAAATGTTCGGGCACTGGCTCAAGTACGACGGGAAAGCGGCCAGGAGTGCGGTCCAGGAGATGCAGAGTTTTCTGGCTGCTCAATTCTCCCGCTGAGTGACCGTCAACCTGAGCTCGACTCGAAGTGATCCGATTTTCAGGTTTCGCGTGGTTCGGAGGCGCTCACTGCCTGCGATCTCGATGCATTGCGCGAACTGGAACCGCGCCATCGCGTCGCTCTGGCGTTCTCGATCTCCGCTGCGTATAATCGCGACGCAGTCGGGTGGTCGCGGATGTCGATGTCTTCACGCAAATTCGGTCTCGTATTGGTCGCGGCGACGCTGTGCCTTGGCGCGCGCGCCGCTCATGCCCAGGCCTCGCCGGTGAATTACTGGATTCCGGGCTGGCCGATGGGTTTCAGCGGGGAGGCGAGCGAGAGTCCGAACGCTTACGGCAATTTTCCGAGCTTCGACTTCCGCGACGTCGGAAACGGCTCGTCCTATGCGCGCTACAATTTTTCGAACGGCTTTTTTGTGGGCAGCCAGCGCAGCAGCATGGGCCTGAGCGGCATCAGCCAAAGTGCGTTCGGCGGGTTCGGCTCGCTCTATAGCGAAGGCGTGCAGTTCGGCTACAGCTTGAAGAACAGCGGCTTACCCGTCACCTTCTATGCCGGTTTCGACACCCTGAAATACAATACCGGCATCGGCGGCCCATTCGCGCCGTTCGATTCCAAATCCGGCACGCTGCCGATCTCCAGCGTGAATGCCGGCGTCGAATTCCAGGCGACGTCGAATCTCAGCCTGTCGCTCGGCGTCGGCTACGTCCAGCAGTCGGGCCGCCTCGATAGCGAGTTCAACTCGCTGCCCGGCGCGTCGTCGTTCGCCGTCGGCGGCCGCCGCTACTAGGGCATGGGCTCGCAGTTAAGTCAGGTCCGTTTTACTCTCGGAAGGCGATTATCAAGCCAACATTGATGCGTGTTGCCTTTGGGCAAGAGCCGACATCGACAATTAATAGGCACCAACTCAGCCAGCCGTGCCCCTATACGGGGTACCGCCATTTCAGAGCGCGTCGCACGGTAACTAATGCCGCAGTATTCGCCAGTATGCTGAACCAAAGAAGAGTTGGAACTGACAACGCGAACCAAATGTGGATCACGTAAGCGATCTGCGCGATGAGGCTGACAAGCAGCCCAACCGAAGTCCAGCCAAGAAGTGTTCGGGGTGCGTAGTCAGAGGTACGGCCGATCAAAAGGTCCGCGATCCATGTTGCCAAGAATTCCATTCCTAGATACTCGCGCTACCTACCCAAGCTGTTAGTGACGCTGGCCGTCCTTGTGCGCCTGATGAACTTTGACGTCCCCCAGAGCTGAAGCGTAGCGCGAACACGTCAAACAGCGTGCGCTAGAATTGATAAAGTTTTAATGGCTCCCAGTAACTGACGTGCCGTGGGAAGTCGACGTTTATGAGTACACGCCCCAACTAGCCCGCCAAGCCACGCGCGCTCGCAATCCCCAGCGCCTTGATGCGGGAGGCCAGCGTGGTCGGCTTGATGTCGAGCATCTCGGCGGCGCCGCCGGGGCCGAACACCTTGCCGGAGCAGGCCTGCAGCGCCGCCAGAATGTTGGCGCGTTCGTGCGCGCGCATTTCCGTTGCCGTCATGACGGTCGGCCGGGCGTCGGCTTTCTCGCGCGCCGCGCCGGAGGAGGGTGATGTGCCCGATACATCGGGCAGGTCGATGCGCAGGCGGCCGTTCTGGGCGAGGATCGCCGCGCGCTCGATCACGTTCTGCAGTTCGCGGACATTGCCGGGCCAGTCGTAGCGCGCAAGCCGGCGGGCATCGCCTTCCGACAGGCGCAGGTCGGATTTCAGCGCCTTGCTCTCGCGCGTCAAAAAATGCTGCGCCAGCAGCGGAATGTCCTCGCGCCGCTCGCGCAGCGGCACCGATTCCACCGGAAAGACGTTGAGGCGGAAATAGAGGTCCTCGCGAAACCGGCCGCGTTGCACTTCCTGCTTGAGATCGCGGTTGGTGGCGGCGATCACGCGCACGTCCACCGCGCGGGTGCGCTCTTCGCCGACGCGTTCGAAATTACCCTCTTGCAGTACCCGTAGCAGCTTGCCCTGCAACTCCAGCGGGATTTCGCCGACCTCGTCGAGAAACAGCGTGCCGCCGTCGGCGAGCTCGAACCGTCCGATGCGGTCGCGCATCGCGCCGGTGAAGGCGCCTCTGATATGGCCGAAGAACTCGCTCTCAAAAAGTTCGCGCGGGATCGCCGCGCAGTTGACGCGGATCAGCGGCCGGTCGCGGCGGCTGCTCGCTTCATGAATGGCGCGCGCGATCAATTCCTTGCCGGTGCCGGATTCACCCGTAATCATCACGGCGGCGGTGGTCGGCGCCACCAGCTTGACTTGGCGCAGCGTCTTCTGGATCGCCTCGCTCTGGCCGATGATGCCGCGCGGGTTGGTCTCGATGCGGATTTCTTCCTGCAAATAGGCGTTTTCCAGCTCCAGTCGCTCGCGCAAGCGATCGACTTCGGCAAGCGCTGCATGCAGCTTCGCGTCGGCTTCGCGGCGCTGGCTGACGTCGCGAAACACGATGACGGCGCCGACCACTACGCCGCGGTCGCGGATCGGCGTCGAAGTGTATTCGACCCAGACCGGCGTGCCGTCCTTGCGCCAGAACACCTCGCCCTCGACCTGGTGCACGGCGCCGTCGCGAAATGCCGCGTAGATCGGGCAGTCGTGATCGGGATAGTGCCGCCCGTCATGATGGGTATGATGCACGATCGGGTGGATTGCCTTGCCGACCAATTCTTCCGCACCCCAGCCCAGCATCCGCTCGGCGGCCGGATTGACGAAGGTGGTCTTGCCTTCCGCGTTCACGCCGTAAATGCCTTCGCCGGCGGCGCGCAGGATGAGCTGGTTTTCCCGCTCGATGTCCTGAAACACCCTTTCGACCCGCTGCCAGGTCGCGATCCCGCCGCGCATATGGTCTTCGGCCGCCGCGTCGACATAGCGCCGACGGCGGGCCTCGAGATCGCTCATGGTGAGCAGCACCAGTGAGCGGCCTTCGCCCGGCACGAGTGAGCCGGCATATTCCAGGCGCAGGCTTTGCCCGGTCGCGTGGCGCGGGGTCAGCGCGTTGGTCCAGTACGCGCCCTTGTTGAGCACGGCCTGCGTGAACACGATGAGCGCCGGCAGTTGTCCGGCATGCAGTGTGCTGGCCTTGGTCTGGCGCAGCAAGGCGCGGTCATAGCCGAGCAGGGTGCAGGCCGCCGGATTGGCGTCGAGGATCTGGTCGGCATGGGGATCGAGCAGCAGCGCGGGCTCGATCGCGAACTCGAAGGCGGCGGCGCGCAGTTCAGCGTCCTGCGGCGGGGCGGTTGAGCCGAGGGCCAGATCCATCCGAACGCTACTCCGAAATCTCGTAATTCGACTACGACATTTCGTGTATCACGAATTTTCGTAGCCGCCAACGTCAGCAGAATCCCTGTGATCTCAGAGCCATCGCCGCAGAACGGGGCTGGCATGTGCCTTGCTTAATTAGGGTGCAACGTCGCGCAGGAGGGCTGATGTCTACCTTCGACAATCCATTCGATCCCAACCGCCGCCTTCATGCCGGTGGCTGTAGCTGTGGCCAGCATGTCAGCGAGGCCGAGCATCAGGCCGCCCAACTGCAGGTCCAGGCCGCCATCGAGAGCGAGCAGCAGCGCTACGAAGGCGTGGTCGCCTCCGCCGTAATGCGCGCGATGTTCCCGCAGGACGTCGCGCGCCGCGCGTTCTTGAAGTCGGTACGCGCGGCAACCGCAGCGGCAGCGCTATCGCAATTCTTCCCGCTCAAGACGGCGACCGAAGCGTTCGCTGCTGGCGGCCCGCTGGAAAAGAAAGACCTTAAGGTCGGCTTCATCCCGATCACCTGCGCCACGCCGATCATCATGGCCGCGCCGATGGGGTTCTATGCCAAGAACGGCCTGAACGTCGAAGTGATCAAGACCGCCGGCTGGGCGGTCATTCGCGACAAGACCATCAACAAGGAATACGACGCCGCCCACATGCTGTCGCCGATGCCGCTCGCCATCACGATGGGCGCCGGCTCCAATCCGATTCCCTACACCATGCCGGCCGTGGAAAACATCAACGGCCAGGCGATTACGTTGTCGATCAAGCACAAAGACAAGCGCAATCCGAAGGACTGGAAGGGCTTCAAGTTCGCGGTGCCCTTCGACTACTCGATGCACAATTACCTGCTGCGCTATTACCTTGCCGAGCACGGCATCGATCCCGATGCCGACGTGCAGATCCGCGCCGTGCCGCCGCCGGAAATGGTCGCCAATCTGCGCGCCGACAACATCGACGGCTTTCTCGGGCCCGACCCGATGAACCAGCGCGCGGTGTTTGACGGCGCAGGCTTCATCCACATCCTGACCAAGGATATCTGGGAAGGTCACCCGTGCTGCGCCTTCGCCGCGTCGAAGGAATTTGTCACCTCGATGCCGAATACCTATGGCGCCTTGCTCAAATCGATCATTGAAGCCACCGCGTACGCGCACAAGGCGGAGAACCGCAAGGAGATCGCGGCGGCAATCGCGCCGGCGAACTATCTCAACCAGCCGCCGATCGTGCTGGAGCAGATTTTGACCGGCACCTTCGCCGACGGGCTCGGCAACATCGTCCAGCAACCGAACCGCGTCGATTTCGATCCGTTCCCGTGGCAGTCGTTTGCGGTATGGATCATGACCCAGATGAAGCGCTGGGGCCAGATCAAGGGCGACATCGACTATGCCGGCATCGCCGCGCAGGTTTATCTCGCCACCGACGCCGCCAAGCTGATGAAGGAAGCCGGACTGACGCCGCCCGCCGCCACCACCAAGAGTTTCTCGGTGATGGGCAAGACGTTCGATCCTGCGAAGCCGGAGGACTATCTCGCCAGCTTCAAGATCAGGAAGGCGTCGTGATGAGCGATGCTCTCGTGTCCCGGACGCAATGCAGCGCGCAGCACAGCGTGCGGAGCGGTGCATTGCTGAGCCGGGACCGCCTCACGCGCGGTGGGTCCCGGTTCTGCGGAGCACCACTGCGCTGCGCTTCGTGCTGCGCCGCGCCCGGGACACGGAGCTTGTCGTCATGACCTCATCCCTCCGTTTCCGTGCGGCCGTCGTCTCGATCGTGCTGTTCGCGGCGTTCCTCGGCATCTGGCATCTCGCCACCCGCTCGACGGGCGCTGTCGGCAACATGTCGCCGGAATACGCCAAGCTGATGGGGCTGACGGCCACCCAAGGCAAATCGGCGATGCCGGGGCCGCTCGATGTCGGCGCGAAATTGTGGGAGCACCTCAGGCAACCGTTCTATGATAACGGGCCGAACGACAAGGGGCTCGGCATCCAGCTCGGCTATTCCATCGCGCGTGTCGGCCTCGGTTATTTTCTCGCCGTGATCGTCGCCATCCCGCTCGGCTTTTTGATCGGGATGTCGCCCTTGATCAGTAAGGCGCTCGACCCGTTCATCCAGGTGCTGAAGCCGATTTCGCCGCTGGCCTGGATGCCGCTCGCGCTCTACACCATCAAGGATTCCTCGATCTCGGCGATCTTCGTGATCTTCATCTGCTCGGTGTGGCCGATGCTCTTGAACACCGCGTTTGGCGTCGCCGCGGTGCGCAAGGAATGGATCAACGTAGCGCGCACGCTGGAAGTCGGCACCGTCAGGCGCGCCTTCACCGTGATTCTGCCGGCGGCGGCACCGACGATCCTGACGGGCATGCGGATTTCGATCGGCATCGCCTGGCTGGTGATCGTCGCGGCCGAGATGCTGGTGGGCGGGACGGGCATTGGCTACTTCGTCTGGAACGAGTGGAACAATCTCTCGATCACCAACGTCATCATCGCCATCCTCATGATCGGCATCGTCGGCATGCTGCTCGACCAGATCCTGGCGCGGTTTACGCGCATGGTCACGTTCCCGGAGTGATGGCGATGACCGACAAATTCATTTCCATCGAGGGCATCGCGCGGCGCTATCCGGGCGCGGGTGGCGGCGAGACCACGATTTTCGAGGATCTATGGCTGTCGATGAAGCGCGGCGAATTCGGCTGCGTGATCGGGCATTCCGGCTGCGGCAAGACCACGGTGTTGAACATCCTGGCCGGGCTCGACCAGCCGAGCGAGGGCGCCGTCATCGTCGACGGGCAGGCCATTGAAGGCACGAGCCTTGATCGCGCCGTGATCTTCCAGAGCCATGCGCTCTTGCCATGGCGCACGGTGCTCGGCAACGTCGCTTATGCGGTGACCTCGAAGTGGCGCAACTGGGATCGCGCCAAGGTGAAGGCGCATGCGCAGAAGTTCATCGATCTGGTCGGGCTGACCGGGTCCGAGCACAAGCGGCCGTCGGAATTGTCCGGCGGCATGAAGCAGCGCGTCGGCATTGCGCGGGCGCTATCGATCACGCCGAAGATCATGCTGATGGACGAGCCGTTCTCGGCACTGGACGCGCTGACGCGCGGTACGCTGCAGGACGAGGTGCGGCGCATTTGCCTCGAGACCGGGCAGACGGCGTTCATGATTACCCATGATGTCGATGAGGCGATCTATCTCGCCGACAAGATTTTTCTGATGACCAATGGTCCGGGCGCCGTGTTGGCCGAGATCGTGGAAAATCCGCTGCCGAAGGATCGCGGCCGCGTCGATCTGCACCGCCATCCGCTCTATTACGCGGTGCGCAATCACATCGTCGATTTCCTGGTCAGCCGCAGCAAGACGTTTGCTGCCACCGTGACCGATCATGATCCGCGCAATGTGCCGGTCGTGCGGCCGGGCAAGCCGGAATTGGTGCTGGCTGCGGAGGCGGAGGATTCAATTGAGGCGTCATGGCCCAGCGTGGCCCGGCCATCCACGTCTGCCTAGGCAATGCGAAACAAGACGTGGATGCCCGGGACAAGCCCGGGCATCGCGGGTACATAAGGAGATAGGGCATGAAGCGCGAAGACCTCACAGAAAAGCTGCTCGACATCAAGCGCGAGAAGGGCTGGAGCTGGAAACACATCTGCGAAAAGATCGGCGGCTATTCGGAAGTGCTGATCGTCGGCGCCATCATGGGCCAGATGAAGCTGACGAAACCGCAAGCCGCCAATGCCGGCGAATTGTTCGGGCTGTCGAAAGCGGAAACTGCGATGCTCAACGAGGTGCCGATGCGCGGCACCGGCACGCCGATGCCGCCGACCGATCCCTTGATCTACCGCTTCTACGAAATGGTGATGGTCAACGGCCCGGCGTGGAAGGCCCTGATCGAAGAGGAATTCGGCGACGGCATCATGTCGGCGATCGATTTCGACATGGCATTGGAGCGCGTCGCCAATCCCAAGGGCGACCGGGTCAAGATCACGATGTCCGGCAAATTCCTGCCGTACAAATATTACGGCGCGAGTGGGAATGTGCCGGAGTATGGGTTCAAGGAGGAGTGACGTCTGCCTCCACCGTCATTGCGAGCGAAGCGAAGCAATCCATCTCGCGGCATAACGGAAAGATGGATTGCTTCGTCGCTTCGCTCCTCGCAATGACGGGGAGAGTTCATCACCCGAACGCCGCCCGCACTTCTCCGATCGGCGCCATGTCGCGTACATAGGTGAAGGCGCCACACTCCTTCATCTCACGCGCGCATTTTAGGAACGCCGCCAGTGCGTAGCGTTCCATCGCGCCGCCGACGCTGATGCGCTTGACGCCCGCGGCTGAGAGCTGATCCACCGTCAGCGTCGGAT
This region includes:
- a CDS encoding ABC transporter ATP-binding protein codes for the protein MTDKFISIEGIARRYPGAGGGETTIFEDLWLSMKRGEFGCVIGHSGCGKTTVLNILAGLDQPSEGAVIVDGQAIEGTSLDRAVIFQSHALLPWRTVLGNVAYAVTSKWRNWDRAKVKAHAQKFIDLVGLTGSEHKRPSELSGGMKQRVGIARALSITPKIMLMDEPFSALDALTRGTLQDEVRRICLETGQTAFMITHDVDEAIYLADKIFLMTNGPGAVLAEIVENPLPKDRGRVDLHRHPLYYAVRNHIVDFLVSRSKTFAATVTDHDPRNVPVVRPGKPELVLAAEAEDSIEASWPSVARPSTSA
- a CDS encoding sulfurtransferase — translated: MTDVLITAGELAEFLKQEPCVVIDTRNPEGYGAGHLPNAVNVHEIFTYLATSTPEGIHELKMKFADAFGAAGLSGTETAVIYEQSMNSGFGQSCRGYYLLTMLGYPKVKVLHGGYDAWMAAGLPVTTEVPSPVKASFAIVPEAGDILIDAKTMLAAVGKPGIALLDVRDIDEWIGESSSPYGKDFCPRKGRIPGAVWLEWYRMMKPTAEGPRFKSKNEILAECATVGITQSTPVYLYCFKGARASNTFLALKNAGVKDVRMYFGSWNEWSRDPALPIEEGLPMEAKLTTKAA
- the ntrB gene encoding nitrate ABC transporter permease, which translates into the protein MTSSLRFRAAVVSIVLFAAFLGIWHLATRSTGAVGNMSPEYAKLMGLTATQGKSAMPGPLDVGAKLWEHLRQPFYDNGPNDKGLGIQLGYSIARVGLGYFLAVIVAIPLGFLIGMSPLISKALDPFIQVLKPISPLAWMPLALYTIKDSSISAIFVIFICSVWPMLLNTAFGVAAVRKEWINVARTLEVGTVRRAFTVILPAAAPTILTGMRISIGIAWLVIVAAEMLVGGTGIGYFVWNEWNNLSITNVIIAILMIGIVGMLLDQILARFTRMVTFPE
- a CDS encoding acyl-CoA dehydrogenase family protein, giving the protein MGSVAVSRLAVAEDLPAASIVDQVAAIARRELAPQAAAIDEGTVYPDALLRRLGDAGAWSSHQPADGMADLRCAIQSISALGEVCGATAFMAWCQNTLVWYVSNSDNPKLVAKFAGKFASGEMLGGTGLSNPMKSFFGIEKLKLRGRKVEGGYVVRGALPWVSNLGPDHFFGTIFEREDEGGGIAMFLADCSNPAITLQPCKPFLAMDGTGTYAVQFRDVFVPDELILAEPAGPFVKKIRAGFILLQAGMALGLIKDCIQIMDEVDAPLSHINRYLPQQPAQFRELHAEFEKETMALARDPYNSDDSYWRRVIALRLRLGDASVAAAHAAMLHCGARGYLKSHRAQRRLREAYFVAIVTPATKQLRKMLAGDEH
- a CDS encoding sigma 54-interacting transcriptional regulator, whose protein sequence is MDLALGSTAPPQDAELRAAAFEFAIEPALLLDPHADQILDANPAACTLLGYDRALLRQTKASTLHAGQLPALIVFTQAVLNKGAYWTNALTPRHATGQSLRLEYAGSLVPGEGRSLVLLTMSDLEARRRRYVDAAAEDHMRGGIATWQRVERVFQDIERENQLILRAAGEGIYGVNAEGKTTFVNPAAERMLGWGAEELVGKAIHPIVHHTHHDGRHYPDHDCPIYAAFRDGAVHQVEGEVFWRKDGTPVWVEYTSTPIRDRGVVVGAVIVFRDVSQRREADAKLHAALAEVDRLRERLELENAYLQEEIRIETNPRGIIGQSEAIQKTLRQVKLVAPTTAAVMITGESGTGKELIARAIHEASSRRDRPLIRVNCAAIPRELFESEFFGHIRGAFTGAMRDRIGRFELADGGTLFLDEVGEIPLELQGKLLRVLQEGNFERVGEERTRAVDVRVIAATNRDLKQEVQRGRFREDLYFRLNVFPVESVPLRERREDIPLLAQHFLTRESKALKSDLRLSEGDARRLARYDWPGNVRELQNVIERAAILAQNGRLRIDLPDVSGTSPSSGAAREKADARPTVMTATEMRAHERANILAALQACSGKVFGPGGAAEMLDIKPTTLASRIKALGIASARGLAG
- a CDS encoding CmpA/NrtA family ABC transporter substrate-binding protein; translation: MSTFDNPFDPNRRLHAGGCSCGQHVSEAEHQAAQLQVQAAIESEQQRYEGVVASAVMRAMFPQDVARRAFLKSVRAATAAAALSQFFPLKTATEAFAAGGPLEKKDLKVGFIPITCATPIIMAAPMGFYAKNGLNVEVIKTAGWAVIRDKTINKEYDAAHMLSPMPLAITMGAGSNPIPYTMPAVENINGQAITLSIKHKDKRNPKDWKGFKFAVPFDYSMHNYLLRYYLAEHGIDPDADVQIRAVPPPEMVANLRADNIDGFLGPDPMNQRAVFDGAGFIHILTKDIWEGHPCCAFAASKEFVTSMPNTYGALLKSIIEATAYAHKAENRKEIAAAIAPANYLNQPPIVLEQILTGTFADGLGNIVQQPNRVDFDPFPWQSFAVWIMTQMKRWGQIKGDIDYAGIAAQVYLATDAAKLMKEAGLTPPAATTKSFSVMGKTFDPAKPEDYLASFKIRKAS
- the cynS gene encoding cyanase, whose protein sequence is MKREDLTEKLLDIKREKGWSWKHICEKIGGYSEVLIVGAIMGQMKLTKPQAANAGELFGLSKAETAMLNEVPMRGTGTPMPPTDPLIYRFYEMVMVNGPAWKALIEEEFGDGIMSAIDFDMALERVANPKGDRVKITMSGKFLPYKYYGASGNVPEYGFKEE
- a CDS encoding dienelactone hydrolase family protein, which encodes MDTRVCLGLAVIVTCLCANPIASAQELVRFESAPVHLGQLQQRLARERGEAPRAAETIEGYLSKPEGEGPFAAIVYLHGCDGLSKDAPKFIAEFMTGLGYVSLAVDSFATRGIKDACAKPMPALMLARQGDALGALSYLSKLPFVDPQRIAVQGGSMGAMVALQLASTHHLETFAAPRDLKFKAAVAYYPLCGVASEELIVPTLILIGELDDWTPARDCELWMKRRADRGAPVKLVVYPGAYHAFNVPAFADGREMFGHWLKYDGKAARSAVQEMQSFLAAQFSR